From the genome of Streptomyces sp. S4.7:
GCCGAACGAGCGCCGGGCGGCGGTCCGCACGTACTGATCCTGACCATGTTCGACCTGGACGAGTACGTGTACGGCGCGCTGCGCGCGGGCGCCGGCGGCTTCCTCCTCAAAGACGCCCCGCCCGCCGAACTGCTCGCCGCGATCCGGGTGGTGGCGGCCGGTGAGGCGCTGATCGCCCCGGCGGTCACGCGCAGGCTGATCGCCGAGTTCGCCCGCAGACCCGGCCCGGTACGGCGCGACAGCGCGGGGCTCGCCGGGGTCACCGACCGGGAGCGCGACGTGCTGGAGCTGGTCGCGCGGGGCCTGACGAACACCGAGATCGCCCAGCGGCTGTTCGTCGGTCTGTCGACGGTGAAGACCCATGTGAGCCATCTGCTCACCAAGTTCGGGGCGCGGGACCGGGCGCAGCTGGTGATCGTGGCGTACGAGACCGGCCTGGTCACCGCCGGGATCTCGGCGCCAGGCAGCCGT
Proteins encoded in this window:
- a CDS encoding response regulator transcription factor; this translates as MIRVLVADDQALLRGSLRLLVDAEPGMVAVGEAADGAEAVRLTAATRPDVVLMDVRMPGVDGIEATRLICAPPKTSPNAGPAERAPGGGPHVLILTMFDLDEYVYGALRAGAGGFLLKDAPPAELLAAIRVVAAGEALIAPAVTRRLIAEFARRPGPVRRDSAGLAGVTDRERDVLELVARGLTNTEIAQRLFVGLSTVKTHVSHLLTKFGARDRAQLVIVAYETGLVTAGISAPGSRQPDEGARAARQLSEGSSG